The proteins below come from a single Leptotrichia sp. oral taxon 223 genomic window:
- a CDS encoding OmpA family protein, which produces MKKLVILGTALLALNAVASEVQIKGGYDFYRKYKNGSNDLGNDFTVKKGPTAGLEYIVDNQGEFEWGLGAEYKLSANSGKLKVKDTNTKIGRSAPVYALGKFNLITTNSGNDALYVLGRAGYNFAKESKQFSGDLKGGLYVAAGLGTEFGPVSLEAIYERSNVKYKLGNLRERDHIDSAGVRVGYRFGQLKNDRSPKIITQTVEVPVPTPVPAPAPTNDIKQPNTATLPFSCSVEEKKCVIRGFKVDGRVPNENEAADLRTIAGVINQFADGGSIDFVGHTDSTGSDAYNQKLSVARAQNVARLLRDYGLKNSISYGAITGQGESNPADTNDTVQGRYNNRRVELFFQNVDFSNVRFINQ; this is translated from the coding sequence ATGAAAAAATTAGTTATTTTAGGAACAGCTTTATTAGCTTTAAATGCTGTAGCATCTGAAGTCCAAATTAAAGGTGGATACGATTTCTACAGAAAATACAAAAATGGAAGTAATGATCTTGGTAACGATTTTACAGTTAAAAAAGGACCAACAGCTGGTTTAGAATACATTGTTGACAACCAAGGTGAATTTGAATGGGGGTTAGGAGCAGAATACAAATTATCAGCTAACTCTGGAAAATTAAAAGTTAAAGACACAAACACAAAAATTGGTAGAAGTGCACCAGTTTATGCTTTAGGTAAATTCAACTTAATCACTACTAACAGCGGAAATGATGCTTTATACGTATTAGGAAGAGCAGGGTACAACTTTGCTAAAGAATCTAAACAATTCAGTGGAGATTTAAAAGGTGGATTGTACGTAGCAGCAGGATTAGGAACTGAATTTGGGCCAGTTTCATTAGAAGCTATTTATGAAAGATCAAATGTTAAGTATAAATTAGGAAATCTTAGAGAAAGAGATCATATTGATTCAGCAGGAGTTAGAGTAGGATATAGATTTGGACAATTGAAAAATGACAGATCTCCTAAAATCATAACTCAAACAGTTGAAGTACCTGTACCAACTCCAGTACCAGCACCAGCACCAACTAATGATATTAAACAACCAAATACTGCTACATTACCATTTAGCTGTTCAGTAGAAGAAAAGAAATGTGTAATTAGAGGATTTAAAGTTGACGGTAGAGTACCTAACGAAAACGAAGCTGCTGACTTGAGAACTATCGCAGGTGTAATTAACCAATTCGCTGATGGTGGATCAATTGACTTTGTTGGACATACAGATTCAACTGGATCAGATGCTTATAACCAAAAATTATCAGTAGCAAGAGCGCAAAACGTTGCTAGATTGTTAAGAGATTATGGATTGAAGAACTCTATTTCTTATGGAGCAATCACTGGACAAGGAGAAAGCAACCCAGCTGATACTAATGACACTGTTCAAGGAAGATACAATAACAGAAGAGTTGAATTATTCTTCCAAAACGTTGACTTTAGTAACGTAAGATTCATTAACCAATAA
- a CDS encoding HPr family phosphocarrier protein, giving the protein MKEIIVEIKNEQGVHVRPAGQIVKIAKRYKAALEIEKVGENEIVDGKNVFGIMTLGAAKGEKLKLRAVSENMENIEEENRLLEELRQIIEIDKFFEK; this is encoded by the coding sequence ATGAAGGAAATTATTGTGGAAATAAAAAATGAGCAGGGAGTTCATGTACGTCCAGCAGGGCAAATTGTGAAAATTGCAAAACGATACAAAGCAGCTTTGGAAATAGAGAAAGTTGGGGAAAATGAAATTGTCGATGGGAAAAATGTGTTTGGAATAATGACTCTTGGAGCTGCGAAAGGAGAGAAATTAAAACTTAGGGCAGTTTCAGAAAATATGGAAAATATTGAGGAAGAAAACAGACTATTGGAGGAATTAAGACAAATAATTGAAATTGATAAGTTTTTTGAAAAATAA
- a CDS encoding S1 RNA-binding domain-containing protein, with protein sequence MNEKEFEVLLEDYLPEEKKSGDVVEGIITRKELDFGFLDLNAKKEGRIYASEVKDFEIGDKIEVKVLREDDENIIVSKFLLDKAKELASFNVDDIVTGEIIKKIKGGYTVRIGKNEAFLPFSLARFDKNKDYTGQKFKFLIKEKNKSNITVSRSDLIKIEEEKYFENVNIGDVVTGKVKEIFDFGIILDLGATSGFIHISEVSWNQVDNLTERYKAGDEISAKIIEKDAEKNRLKLSIKQLSEDPWIPFAASHKVGDIVEAVVKDVLDFGLVVTVDGISGFVHVSELAWHNGAKELKNYKEGDKFSAKIIQVEDGKKNVKLSVKQLSENPWDTVKEKYHIGDIIEKPITEVFDFGFLISLEKDIDGLLHVSDLSYKREANLSSKYKAGDLIKFKIVDFNDEKNRITLSAKALLDDRWEVLEEIYDFDKSFTGKVMNVQDYGIFVELEKGIEVFIHKNEFSWDRKEHKEYKVGDEVEFKVIVVDKLDKKLSGSIKQLQKSPWKEAIEQYKKGNTVNTEIVEIQENFVLVKLTDRFNGIIPKRELTEEFLKDISEKFSVGDKVEAVITDINEKRKSIALSVKKVQEMAEKKEMDELMKVYGV encoded by the coding sequence ATGAACGAAAAAGAATTTGAAGTATTGTTGGAAGATTATTTGCCAGAGGAAAAAAAATCTGGAGATGTAGTGGAAGGAATAATTACTAGAAAAGAGCTGGATTTTGGATTTCTTGATTTGAATGCAAAAAAAGAAGGAAGAATTTATGCAAGCGAAGTTAAAGATTTTGAAATAGGAGATAAAATTGAAGTAAAAGTTTTAAGGGAAGATGATGAGAACATTATTGTTTCAAAATTTTTATTAGATAAGGCAAAGGAACTTGCTTCATTTAATGTAGATGACATTGTAACTGGAGAAATTATTAAGAAAATTAAAGGTGGATATACTGTGAGAATTGGAAAAAATGAGGCATTTCTACCATTTTCACTTGCCAGATTTGACAAAAATAAGGACTATACAGGGCAAAAATTTAAATTTTTAATAAAAGAAAAAAATAAAAGCAATATAACAGTTTCAAGAAGCGATTTAATAAAAATTGAAGAGGAAAAATATTTTGAAAATGTAAATATTGGGGATGTTGTTACTGGAAAAGTTAAGGAAATATTTGATTTTGGAATTATTTTAGACTTAGGGGCAACTAGCGGATTTATTCATATATCGGAAGTTTCTTGGAATCAAGTTGATAATTTGACTGAAAGATACAAAGCTGGTGATGAAATAAGTGCAAAAATTATCGAAAAGGATGCTGAAAAAAACAGATTAAAATTAAGCATAAAACAATTGTCGGAAGATCCTTGGATTCCATTTGCAGCAAGTCATAAGGTAGGAGATATAGTGGAAGCGGTTGTAAAAGATGTGCTTGATTTTGGGCTGGTTGTAACTGTTGACGGTATTTCTGGATTTGTACATGTTTCAGAGCTTGCTTGGCATAATGGGGCTAAGGAACTTAAAAATTACAAGGAAGGGGATAAATTTTCTGCAAAAATTATTCAAGTTGAAGATGGAAAGAAAAATGTCAAGCTAAGTGTAAAACAGTTGTCAGAAAATCCGTGGGACACAGTTAAGGAAAAATACCATATTGGAGATATTATAGAAAAACCGATAACAGAAGTGTTTGATTTTGGATTTTTAATCTCACTGGAAAAGGACATTGATGGACTTTTACATGTATCTGACTTGTCCTACAAGAGAGAAGCGAATTTATCTTCAAAATATAAGGCAGGAGATTTGATTAAATTTAAAATAGTTGACTTTAATGATGAAAAAAATAGAATCACGTTGAGTGCCAAGGCGTTGCTTGATGACAGATGGGAAGTTCTTGAGGAAATTTATGACTTTGATAAATCTTTTACTGGAAAAGTTATGAATGTTCAGGATTATGGAATTTTTGTAGAACTGGAAAAAGGGATTGAAGTATTTATTCACAAAAATGAATTTTCATGGGACAGAAAAGAACATAAGGAATACAAAGTTGGCGACGAAGTGGAATTTAAGGTAATCGTGGTTGACAAACTGGATAAAAAATTGTCTGGAAGTATTAAGCAGCTGCAAAAATCACCTTGGAAGGAAGCAATTGAGCAATATAAGAAAGGAAATACTGTAAATACTGAAATTGTGGAAATTCAGGAAAACTTTGTGCTTGTTAAACTGACAGACAGATTTAACGGAATTATACCAAAACGTGAATTGACAGAGGAATTTTTGAAGGATATTTCTGAAAAATTCTCAGTTGGAGATAAAGTTGAGGCTGTAATTACAGATATTAATGAAAAGAGAAAATCAATTGCATTGTCTGTAAAAAAAGTTCAGGAAATGGCAGAGAAAAAAGAGATGGATGAACTTATGAAAGTTTATGGAGTCTAA
- a CDS encoding branched-chain amino acid transaminase, translating to MAKTEFMKFAYFDKEIVEFEKATVSIATHSLQYGTTCFGGIRGYYRNGKVAIFRLKDHYIRLMNASKMLGFEYFITWDEFKDIVTELVKKNDVKEDFYMRPFVFCKEPRLSPKKAGLDFDLAIYMLPLADYVSSEGGLNLMSSTYRKYNDSSIPTKAKAGGSYINSFLATSDAQRNGYDDALMFDDAGNVVEVSVANIILVYRDQIIIPDTGNAALEGITVRSALELLEHNGYKITRGKIDRSMVFSADELLVTGTAMKITYAETLDRRPIGQLDFNAKPKAGKFHKLLKSEYEKVINGEHELSSEWLFIVE from the coding sequence ATGGCAAAAACAGAATTTATGAAATTTGCATATTTCGATAAGGAAATAGTGGAATTTGAAAAAGCGACAGTTAGTATTGCAACACATAGTTTACAATATGGAACAACTTGTTTTGGTGGAATCAGAGGATATTACAGAAATGGGAAAGTAGCAATTTTTAGACTGAAAGATCACTACATTAGATTAATGAATGCATCAAAAATGCTAGGATTTGAATATTTCATTACTTGGGATGAATTTAAGGATATTGTTACAGAATTAGTTAAAAAAAATGATGTAAAGGAAGATTTTTACATGCGTCCATTCGTTTTCTGCAAGGAGCCTAGATTGTCGCCTAAAAAGGCAGGGCTAGACTTTGATTTGGCAATTTACATGTTGCCGCTTGCAGATTATGTAAGTTCAGAAGGTGGATTGAACCTGATGAGCTCAACTTACAGAAAGTACAATGATTCATCAATTCCTACAAAGGCAAAAGCAGGAGGTTCATACATTAACTCATTCCTTGCAACAAGTGACGCTCAAAGAAATGGTTATGATGACGCATTGATGTTTGATGATGCAGGAAATGTGGTAGAAGTGTCAGTTGCAAATATAATCCTTGTTTACAGAGATCAGATAATAATTCCTGATACTGGAAATGCGGCTCTTGAAGGAATTACAGTAAGATCAGCATTGGAATTGCTTGAACACAATGGATATAAAATAACTCGTGGAAAAATTGACAGATCAATGGTTTTCTCAGCTGATGAGTTATTGGTAACAGGAACAGCAATGAAAATTACTTATGCAGAAACATTAGACAGACGTCCTATCGGGCAACTGGACTTTAATGCAAAACCAAAAGCAGGTAAATTTCATAAATTGTTAAAATCAGAATATGAAAAAGTAATCAATGGAGAACATGAATTGTCTTCTGAATGGTTATTTATTGTAGAATAA
- a CDS encoding low molecular weight protein-tyrosine-phosphatase, whose product MVKVLFVCLGNICRSPMAEAVFREMVKKESLSDKIIIDSAATSSWEHGNPVHNGTKTRLAKEGIDVAGMYSRILNNDDLNADYIIGMDKSNIESINFFADNKNKGEIKMLLEYAGEKREIKDPWFTGDFDTTYDDVVKGCSALLEFIKKNDLNI is encoded by the coding sequence ATGGTAAAAGTGTTATTTGTCTGTCTAGGCAATATATGCCGTTCCCCAATGGCAGAAGCAGTCTTTCGGGAAATGGTAAAAAAAGAAAGCCTTTCTGACAAAATCATTATTGATTCAGCAGCGACAAGTTCATGGGAACACGGAAATCCAGTCCATAATGGTACTAAAACCAGGCTTGCCAAAGAAGGAATTGATGTCGCAGGAATGTATTCGAGAATTTTGAATAATGATGACTTAAATGCCGATTATATTATTGGGATGGATAAAAGCAATATAGAAAGCATAAATTTTTTTGCAGACAATAAAAATAAAGGCGAAATAAAAATGCTGCTGGAATACGCAGGAGAAAAACGAGAAATTAAAGATCCTTGGTTTACTGGCGATTTTGATACAACTTATGATGATGTTGTGAAAGGTTGCAGTGCATTACTAGAGTTTATTAAAAAGAATGATTTGAATATTTAA
- a CDS encoding NAD-dependent protein deacylase encodes MDKISLLQKIIDESKRIVFFGGAGVSTESGIPDFRSADGVYNLKLDRNFSPEELVSHTMYEKYPEEFYDFYKKHLVYPDAKPNFAHKYLAGLEQDGKLTAVITQNIDCLHEMAGSKNVLKLHGTVDSNTCVICGKKYNLEEFLEICDTENIPHCSKCGGIIKPDVTLYEEVPDPDTFRKAINEISKADTLIIGGTSLIVYPAASLIHYFQGKNLVLINKSKTEQDNFANLVIHENIGEVFKKLK; translated from the coding sequence ATGGATAAAATAAGTTTACTTCAAAAAATAATTGATGAAAGCAAAAGAATCGTCTTTTTTGGAGGTGCAGGTGTTTCCACAGAATCTGGCATTCCTGATTTTAGAAGTGCAGACGGAGTCTACAATCTAAAACTTGATAGGAATTTTTCTCCAGAAGAACTTGTTTCCCACACAATGTACGAAAAATATCCAGAAGAATTTTATGACTTTTATAAAAAACATCTTGTTTATCCCGATGCAAAACCAAATTTTGCTCATAAATATTTGGCAGGGCTGGAACAAGATGGAAAATTGACGGCTGTTATTACTCAAAATATCGACTGTCTGCATGAAATGGCTGGAAGTAAAAATGTCTTGAAGCTGCACGGAACTGTTGACAGCAATACTTGTGTTATTTGCGGTAAAAAATACAATCTGGAAGAATTTTTAGAAATCTGTGACACTGAAAACATCCCTCATTGTTCAAAATGTGGCGGAATTATAAAACCAGATGTTACTTTGTATGAAGAAGTTCCTGATCCAGATACTTTTAGAAAAGCAATAAACGAAATATCCAAAGCTGATACGCTAATTATTGGCGGAACTTCCCTTATTGTGTATCCAGCTGCTTCCCTTATACATTATTTTCAAGGAAAAAATCTCGTGTTAATAAATAAATCTAAGACTGAACAAGACAATTTTGCAAATTTAGTTATACACGAAAACATAGGAGAAGTTTTTAAAAAATTAAAATAA
- a CDS encoding dihydroorotate oxidase — MATTKTHIGNFEFENCFMNAAGVCCYDRNELEQVINSQAGTFVTKTATLQPRPGNPEPRYHDTALGSINSMGLPNLGFDYYLDYLLELQKTHPNRTFFFSLVGMSTEDTHALLKKVQESNFNGITELNLSCPNVPGKPQIAYDLETTEKLLTDIFSYFKKPLGVKLPPYFDIVHFDQAAAVFNKFPLTFINCVNSIGNGLVIEDESVVIKPKNGFGGIGGKYIKPTALANVHAFYKRLNPSIKIIGTGGVLTGQDAFEHILCGASMVQIGTTLHKEGPAAFERITNELKAIMDKKGYKTIEDFRGKLKYL; from the coding sequence ATGGCAACTACAAAAACACACATTGGCAACTTTGAATTTGAAAACTGCTTTATGAATGCGGCGGGAGTTTGCTGCTATGACAGAAATGAACTGGAACAAGTGATAAATTCACAGGCTGGAACATTTGTCACAAAAACTGCTACATTACAGCCACGTCCTGGAAATCCTGAGCCTAGATACCACGACACAGCTTTAGGAAGTATAAATTCAATGGGGCTTCCAAATTTGGGATTTGACTACTATCTAGATTATTTACTGGAATTACAGAAAACACATCCTAACAGAACTTTCTTTTTCTCATTAGTTGGAATGTCAACAGAAGATACTCACGCATTACTAAAAAAAGTTCAGGAAAGTAATTTTAACGGGATAACAGAACTTAACCTGTCTTGTCCAAATGTGCCAGGAAAACCACAAATTGCCTATGATCTGGAAACTACTGAAAAATTATTAACAGATATTTTTTCATATTTTAAAAAGCCGCTTGGAGTAAAATTGCCTCCTTACTTCGACATTGTCCACTTCGATCAGGCAGCCGCAGTATTCAATAAATTTCCATTGACATTCATAAACTGTGTAAACAGCATTGGAAACGGGCTTGTAATTGAAGATGAAAGCGTTGTAATAAAACCTAAAAATGGATTTGGAGGAATTGGCGGAAAATATATAAAACCAACCGCTCTTGCCAATGTTCACGCATTTTACAAAAGATTGAATCCATCTATTAAAATTATTGGAACAGGCGGAGTTCTTACAGGGCAGGATGCTTTTGAGCATATTCTATGTGGAGCTAGCATGGTTCAAATTGGTACAACTTTGCACAAGGAAGGGCCTGCTGCTTTTGAGAGAATAACTAACGAATTAAAAGCTATTATGGATAAAAAAGGATACAAAACTATTGAAGATTTTAGAGGAAAATTGAAATATTTATAA
- a CDS encoding lipopolysaccharide assembly protein LapB, with translation MENIEFESFDNMENDNSGRLYEMGKSYYDSGSDILAEKYLKEAAKSGSRKAFLILADIYLKYDKLNLAEKYLKKIADGGDFELQDKLGTVYKRKSNFEMAEYYYKLAINNGNQKAQYNLGKLYYLYKKKNLAIDYLKPVADERDQEAQVLLAKIYYDNGQVDLAEEYLHKAKDNGESYYLLGKLYGEKQDIETAERHLKTAADDFDNKRAQEVLSKLYTDKNNMTLAKHYLTLLADENHLEAFALLGNIFADEKNYNLAYTNYNHFFEGKTRENAKVDMRKIDDAKLKFNFGKCCIKLGKFDVAEQNLKGSEYLKISDNVIEVAKLYEEADQLKLAIQYYKSALHL, from the coding sequence ATGGAAAATATCGAATTTGAAAGTTTCGATAATATGGAAAACGATAATTCAGGGCGATTGTATGAAATGGGAAAAAGTTACTATGACAGCGGTTCTGACATCTTGGCTGAAAAATATTTGAAGGAAGCGGCAAAAAGTGGAAGCAGAAAGGCTTTTCTCATACTTGCGGACATTTATCTTAAATATGATAAACTGAATCTGGCCGAAAAATACTTAAAAAAAATTGCTGACGGTGGAGATTTTGAACTGCAGGACAAACTCGGGACGGTTTACAAAAGAAAATCCAACTTTGAAATGGCAGAATATTATTACAAACTGGCAATAAATAATGGGAATCAGAAAGCTCAATATAATCTGGGAAAATTGTATTATCTATATAAAAAGAAAAATCTGGCAATAGATTATTTAAAACCTGTTGCTGATGAGAGAGACCAGGAAGCTCAGGTGCTGCTTGCCAAAATTTATTATGACAACGGACAGGTTGATCTGGCTGAAGAATATTTACATAAAGCCAAAGATAATGGTGAATCGTATTATTTACTTGGAAAACTGTATGGAGAAAAACAGGATATTGAAACTGCCGAAAGACATCTCAAAACAGCGGCGGATGATTTTGATAACAAAAGAGCGCAGGAAGTTCTTTCAAAACTCTATACCGACAAAAATAACATGACTCTTGCAAAACACTATTTGACATTGCTTGCAGACGAAAATCATTTGGAAGCCTTTGCACTGCTTGGAAATATATTTGCTGATGAAAAGAACTATAATCTTGCCTACACAAATTATAACCATTTTTTTGAAGGAAAAACACGTGAAAATGCAAAAGTTGATATGAGAAAAATTGACGACGCAAAACTTAAATTCAATTTTGGAAAATGCTGTATAAAACTTGGAAAATTCGATGTGGCTGAGCAAAACTTGAAAGGCAGCGAATATCTTAAAATTTCCGACAATGTCATCGAAGTTGCAAAACTTTACGAAGAAGCGGATCAGTTAAAATTAGCTATCCAATACTACAAGTCAGCTTTACATCTGTAA
- the trxB gene encoding thioredoxin-disulfide reductase: MYDSVIIGSGPAGLTAAIYLSRAGLKNIIINGMEPGGQLTTTTEVENFPGFPQGISGPQLIEDIKAQSKNFGTEFLQAVVKDIEDIENNGKKTFKLHLDNGNIIKTKTVILSTGASAKYLGIENEKENIGKGVSACATCDGFFYRGKDVVVIGGGDTAMEEAVFLTKFANKVTVIHRRDTLRASAIMQKRAKDNSKIEWKLDYTPKKVLADEKVTGIELINNKTGETETLAADGIFVAIGRTPNTKFLEGKIEIDDRGYIVTKGKSSKTSATGIFAAGDVQDNRYQQAIIAAGSGAIAGLDVEEYLRENSL; encoded by the coding sequence ATGTATGATTCAGTAATTATCGGTTCAGGGCCGGCAGGACTGACAGCCGCAATTTATTTAAGCCGTGCAGGATTAAAAAATATAATTATAAATGGAATGGAGCCAGGTGGGCAATTGACAACAACAACCGAAGTTGAAAACTTTCCAGGATTTCCACAGGGAATTTCAGGCCCGCAGCTAATAGAAGACATAAAGGCTCAATCCAAAAATTTTGGAACTGAATTTTTACAGGCTGTTGTAAAGGACATTGAAGATATTGAAAATAATGGGAAAAAAACATTTAAATTACATTTGGATAATGGAAATATTATAAAAACAAAAACGGTAATTTTATCAACAGGGGCAAGTGCAAAATATCTTGGAATTGAAAACGAAAAGGAAAATATCGGAAAAGGAGTTAGTGCATGTGCCACTTGTGATGGATTTTTCTACCGTGGAAAAGATGTCGTTGTAATCGGTGGTGGCGATACTGCGATGGAAGAAGCTGTCTTTTTAACAAAATTTGCCAACAAAGTTACAGTTATTCACAGAAGAGATACGTTACGTGCTTCAGCAATTATGCAAAAAAGAGCAAAAGACAACAGCAAAATCGAATGGAAACTAGACTACACTCCCAAAAAAGTGCTAGCCGATGAAAAAGTTACAGGAATAGAGCTCATAAATAACAAGACAGGCGAAACTGAAACTCTAGCAGCAGATGGAATTTTTGTAGCAATTGGAAGAACTCCAAACACAAAATTCCTTGAAGGAAAAATCGAAATTGACGACAGAGGCTACATTGTAACAAAAGGAAAATCCTCCAAAACAAGTGCTACTGGAATTTTCGCAGCAGGTGATGTTCAGGACAACAGATACCAGCAGGCAATAATTGCGGCAGGAAGCGGAGCAATTGCAGGACTTGACGTGGAAGAATATTTAAGGGAAAACAGCTTATAA
- the trxA gene encoding thioredoxin → MALSLNKDNFEQSIANGVALVDFWAEWCGPCKMQLPIIEEFSSEMEGKATIGKVNVDEQLELAQSFGIQSIPTLILFKDGKPVKKLVGLHSKESLYEEINQVL, encoded by the coding sequence ATGGCATTAAGTTTAAATAAAGATAATTTTGAACAAAGCATTGCAAATGGGGTGGCTCTAGTGGATTTCTGGGCAGAATGGTGTGGACCTTGTAAAATGCAGCTTCCTATTATTGAAGAATTTTCAAGTGAAATGGAAGGAAAAGCTACAATTGGAAAAGTAAACGTGGACGAACAATTGGAACTAGCACAATCTTTTGGAATCCAAAGCATTCCTACATTAATTTTATTCAAGGATGGAAAGCCTGTTAAAAAATTAGTTGGTTTACACTCAAAAGAATCACTTTACGAAGAAATAAACCAAGTATTGTAA